The Mycoplasmopsis gallinacea genome includes a window with the following:
- a CDS encoding TIGR00282 family metallophosphoesterase codes for MKKLNVLFIGDIFGEPGVVTVEKVLPKIIKENNIDFVIAQGENVTGRKGLDNQDYLRLKNIGVNAITMGNHVWANPDIYNFIENSDVIRPLNIPIDYPGVGSKTFDVKGFKLQVISLMGITFNTLMSPWNEEEALNFFDSIDILLDSIENVDFRFVDFHAETTSEKNVLGLYLDGKVNAVCGTHTHVQTNDYRTLPNGTAYISDAGMCGPQNAAIGANYEQVYKKMRYGSKEKFEVSPNNTQFNAVIIEMSENKNKISPIRIDDIKF; via the coding sequence ATGAAGAAACTCAACGTACTTTTTATCGGTGATATTTTCGGTGAACCAGGAGTTGTAACCGTTGAAAAAGTATTACCAAAAATAATTAAAGAAAATAATATTGACTTTGTAATCGCACAAGGTGAAAACGTGACCGGTAGAAAGGGTCTTGACAATCAAGATTATCTTAGACTTAAAAATATAGGTGTAAATGCAATTACAATGGGGAATCATGTTTGAGCTAATCCTGATATTTACAATTTTATTGAAAATTCAGATGTTATTAGACCTTTAAACATACCAATTGATTACCCAGGGGTAGGAAGCAAAACTTTTGATGTTAAAGGATTTAAATTGCAAGTAATTTCTTTAATGGGGATTACTTTTAACACTTTGATGTCACCTTGAAATGAAGAAGAAGCTTTAAACTTTTTCGATAGTATCGATATTCTTTTAGATAGTATAGAAAATGTAGATTTTCGTTTTGTAGACTTTCACGCTGAAACTACAAGCGAAAAAAATGTTCTTGGTTTATATTTAGACGGTAAAGTAAATGCAGTTTGTGGTACACATACGCATGTTCAAACAAATGATTATCGAACATTACCAAATGGAACTGCTTACATTAGTGATGCTGGAATGTGCGGGCCACAAAATGCTGCAATTGGTGCTAACTATGAACAAGTGTATAAAAAAATGCGTTACGGAAGCAAAGAAAAATTTGAAGTTAGTCCAAATAACACTCAATTTAACGCAGTAATTATTGAAATGAGTGAAAATAAAAATAAAATATCGCCAATAAGAATTGATGATATTAAGTTTTAA
- a CDS encoding winged helix-turn-helix domain-containing protein: MTINSEFLKDFTISTTKETDQTTKEIDGTTKETTKETAQTTKEIDGTTKETYETNEEIINIKEQILLLIKNNPNITAKQIANEFKEITEDGVWYHLRKLKSNDLIKREGSTKSDKWVVTKSNK; this comes from the coding sequence ATGACCATAAATTCGGAATTTTTGAAAGACTTTACCATTAGTACTACCAAAGAAACTGATCAAACTACCAAAGAAATCGATGGGACTACCAAAGAAACCACAAAAGAAACTGCTCAAACTACCAAAGAAATCGATGGGACTACCAAAGAAACTTATGAAACTAACGAAGAAATTATTAATATTAAAGAGCAGATATTGCTTCTTATAAAAAACAACCCAAATATTACTGCAAAACAGATAGCAAATGAGTTTAAAGAAATAACAGAAGATGGCGTCTGATATCACTTAAGAAAACTTAAATCTAATGATCTCATTAAAAGAGAGGGTTCTACTAAATCAGATAAATGGGTAGTCACGAAATCGAATAAATAA
- a CDS encoding IS30 family transposase gives MNYKRICFKNRAQLELFLKDYSISLEKIAKILGFSKSTIWREIKNNSTENGYIAEEAENKSKIREKWKNQFKLESDFYYYKDFTKVFLENFDNTYSGVKITWFKIKNHYDFPIPTIKTIYNWMNSGLWALTIKNKLRPRYKKGGKRTGDTITRLVGNRYVIPITFRPKNVNDRSEFGHWEADLIVGKKGKSTAHLLTFEERQTRYGLIRKVPDKNPWNVAKVLFELIKEKRLNVKSITIDNGLEFKSFFMIGYRLQIKIYKADSYASFQKGSIENFNGLIRRKYPKKTNFSKISDEEIMETEKQINNMPREILDYFSADELFFDLNYYKKPWDSKIQEIQLYDRAFRKRKSNTERNKFFKWYKK, from the coding sequence ATGAATTATAAAAGAATTTGTTTCAAAAATAGGGCACAACTAGAACTTTTTTTAAAAGATTATTCGATTTCTTTAGAAAAAATTGCAAAAATTCTTGGTTTTTCAAAATCTACAATATGAAGAGAAATAAAAAATAATTCGACCGAAAATGGGTATATAGCTGAAGAAGCTGAAAACAAATCTAAAATAAGAGAAAAATGAAAAAATCAATTTAAATTGGAATCTGATTTTTATTATTACAAAGACTTCACAAAAGTGTTTTTAGAAAACTTTGACAATACTTATTCAGGGGTAAAAATTACCTGATTCAAAATAAAGAATCATTATGATTTTCCAATACCTACAATAAAAACAATTTACAATTGAATGAATAGCGGGTTATGAGCTTTGACAATAAAAAACAAGCTACGTCCGCGTTATAAAAAAGGTGGAAAAAGAACTGGTGACACAATAACAAGACTTGTAGGTAATAGATATGTTATACCAATAACTTTTAGACCTAAAAATGTTAATGATAGATCTGAATTTGGACACTGAGAAGCTGATTTAATTGTCGGTAAAAAAGGAAAAAGCACTGCACATTTATTAACCTTTGAAGAAAGACAAACTCGTTATGGATTGATAAGGAAAGTACCTGACAAAAATCCGTGAAATGTAGCAAAAGTGTTGTTTGAATTAATCAAAGAAAAAAGACTAAATGTTAAATCTATAACTATTGATAACGGACTTGAATTTAAGTCGTTTTTCATGATTGGTTATAGGTTGCAAATTAAAATTTATAAAGCTGATTCATATGCTTCTTTCCAAAAAGGATCAATTGAAAATTTTAATGGTTTAATAAGAAGAAAATATCCAAAGAAAACGAATTTTAGCAAAATATCCGATGAAGAAATTATGGAAACAGAAAAACAAATAAACAATATGCCAAGAGAAATTCTTGATTATTTTTCAGCTGATGAGTTATTTTTCGATTTGAATTATTATAAAAAACCTTGAGATTCAAAAATACAAGAAATCCAATTATATGATCGTGCTTTTAGAAAAAGAAAGTCCAATACTGAAAGAAACAAATTCTTCAAATGATATAAAAAATAA
- a CDS encoding alpha/beta fold hydrolase, whose protein sequence is MKQINFFKYQDCQIEYLKIDNNAKENILIIHGFSADFDYYHKFYDYIDSHNIHALNAPFHGNSTSSKSTMNMDYILEVLEFYISSNNLNNLTIIGHSMGGGLAMMLVKKFGDIIKNIILVGPMSRSGLVKTEVFKESFFPRNIKEYEKLAALCYYDPNIVLKNPEYMQMLENYFKNNQEKLDYIYELGHSLPNLENMDKIDEGIANYKGNLYLLYGDHDGIIDTENISNYYHSLNADTKTIVFENAGHSPWFEKEKDFFESINFILKS, encoded by the coding sequence ATGAAACAAATAAACTTTTTCAAGTATCAAGATTGCCAAATCGAATATTTAAAAATAGATAATAACGCAAAAGAAAACATTTTAATTATTCATGGTTTTAGCGCAGATTTTGACTACTATCACAAATTTTATGATTATATTGATTCGCATAATATTCATGCTCTAAACGCACCTTTTCATGGTAATAGTACCAGTTCAAAATCAACAATGAATATGGATTATATTTTAGAAGTTTTAGAATTTTATATTTCAAGCAATAATCTTAATAATTTAACTATTATTGGGCATTCAATGGGTGGTGGGCTTGCAATGATGCTAGTGAAAAAATTCGGAGATATTATCAAAAACATCATTTTAGTTGGCCCAATGAGTAGATCGGGACTTGTGAAAACTGAAGTATTTAAAGAAAGTTTTTTCCCACGTAATATTAAAGAATATGAAAAATTAGCTGCTTTATGTTATTATGACCCAAATATAGTCCTAAAAAATCCAGAATATATGCAAATGCTTGAGAATTATTTTAAGAATAATCAAGAAAAATTAGACTATATTTATGAGCTAGGACACTCGCTTCCTAACTTAGAAAATATGGATAAAATCGATGAAGGAATTGCAAATTATAAAGGAAATTTATATTTATTATATGGTGATCATGATGGGATTATAGATACAGAAAACATCAGTAATTACTATCATTCTCTTAATGCAGATACTAAAACAATTGTTTTTGAAAATGCCGGACATAGTCCTTGATTCGAAAAAGAAAAAGACTTTTTTGAATCAATAAATTTTATTTTAAAAAGCTAA
- the asnS gene encoding asparagine--tRNA ligase encodes MHSIKKYLLKPDFYDGWEVTLQGWVSSNRGNKKIRFVSLNDGSTVKNIQIVFKSETFDLELVDSLRTGAALVVKGTLHSTPEAKQPIELQASEIVSYKNVDEDYPIQNQEMKMDVLRELPHMRHRTSLIKAIMLIRSTLAQEVHKYFASRDFYYMNSPIITSNDGEGAGETFNVSDGSKDGFFGKGNKATLGVTGQLHGESYAIGMNKIYTFAPTFRAENSNTKRHLAEFWMIEPEVAFYDLHDAIKLAHNLIKVVVRNVLHKNKFELEYIQETLQNGIIERLEKFVESPLKIVDYKEALEILDKVKERFEDKNIHFGLDLGSEHERYLTDEYFKAPVAVINFPKDFKAFYMHQNEDGKTVAAFDLLVPGVGEMVGGSQRESDYDKLLKRVQELGIDEKDLQWYLDLRRFGHAASAGFGVGFERLVMYVTGIENIRDVIPYPRTAGNIRM; translated from the coding sequence ATGCATTCAATAAAAAAATATTTATTAAAACCAGATTTTTATGATGGTTGAGAAGTAACATTACAAGGATGAGTTTCTTCAAACAGAGGAAACAAAAAAATTCGTTTTGTTTCATTAAACGACGGTTCTACAGTTAAAAACATTCAAATTGTTTTTAAATCAGAAACATTTGACCTTGAATTAGTAGATTCATTAAGAACAGGTGCTGCTTTAGTTGTTAAAGGAACTCTTCATTCAACACCTGAAGCAAAGCAACCAATTGAACTTCAAGCTTCAGAAATCGTCAGCTACAAAAATGTTGATGAAGATTATCCAATTCAAAACCAAGAAATGAAAATGGACGTATTAAGAGAATTACCTCATATGCGTCACCGTACAAGTTTAATCAAAGCAATTATGCTTATCCGTTCAACCCTTGCTCAAGAAGTTCATAAATACTTTGCTTCTAGAGACTTTTACTACATGAATAGCCCTATTATTACTTCAAATGATGGTGAAGGAGCTGGTGAAACATTTAACGTTAGTGATGGCTCAAAAGATGGATTCTTTGGAAAAGGAAACAAAGCAACATTAGGTGTAACAGGACAACTTCATGGTGAAAGTTACGCTATTGGAATGAACAAAATTTATACTTTTGCACCTACATTTAGGGCAGAAAACTCAAACACAAAACGTCACCTTGCAGAATTTTGAATGATTGAACCAGAAGTTGCTTTTTATGATTTACATGATGCAATCAAACTCGCTCACAACTTAATTAAAGTAGTTGTAAGAAATGTATTACACAAAAACAAATTTGAACTGGAATACATCCAAGAAACATTACAAAATGGAATTATCGAAAGATTAGAAAAATTTGTTGAAAGCCCTCTTAAAATTGTCGATTACAAAGAAGCTTTAGAAATTTTAGATAAAGTAAAAGAACGCTTTGAAGATAAAAACATTCACTTTGGTTTAGATCTTGGTTCAGAACACGAAAGATACTTAACAGATGAATACTTTAAAGCTCCAGTTGCGGTTATTAACTTCCCTAAAGATTTTAAAGCTTTCTACATGCACCAAAATGAAGATGGTAAAACAGTAGCTGCTTTTGACCTTTTAGTGCCAGGAGTTGGTGAAATGGTAGGTGGAAGCCAAAGAGAAAGTGATTATGACAAATTATTAAAAAGAGTTCAAGAACTTGGAATCGATGAAAAAGACTTACAATGATACCTTGACCTTCGTCGTTTTGGTCATGCTGCATCAGCTGGATTCGGAGTTGGTTTTGAACGTCTTGTAATGTACGTAACAGGTATTGAAAACATCCGTGATGTTATTCCTTATCCAAGAACTGCTGGAAATATTAGAATGTAA
- the aspS gene encoding aspartate--tRNA ligase: MNKLIKNNQLRLSDVGNEVTLYGWVANKRRFGEINFVDLRDRFGITQLVFNEPINFPKETVLEVKGTVVARKDPNDKIETGQIEVIVSLYKIFSTANELPFPIRDDIDVKEELRLKYRFLDLRRPIMQETILLKNKVYFAMREYLQSQDFNELETPILSKATPEGARDFLVPTRKYNSFFALPQSPQLFKQLLMISGFERYYQFARCFRDEDSRKDRQPEFTQLDMEVSFMDVEVFQSKIEEMFKHFMKKVMNVDIQIPFQRLKFDDCIRDYGSDKPDLRYEVKIKDEPSFCNSTEFNIIKDAPSKRYLQIEEVISKKDFKKLEEIAKKNKVKALFYFVIENGAVAHSNFASKVADEVNAFIKDKNIQNGTVFFCCDKYENASQALGALRVELNSWFNWAREEYNFSWIVDWPMFEHDEETNTWAAAHHPFTQFDHDLEDLDKLPMDKIRAKSYDLVLNGFELGSGSARIYDQKTQEKMFDLIGISKEEQKSRFGFFLKAFEYGVPPHCGIGLGMDRLIMILAKQKTIRDVIPFPKNAKNDDVFTEAPSSVTQEQLDELFIALNKKEEQQED; this comes from the coding sequence ATGAATAAATTAATCAAAAACAATCAACTACGTTTAAGTGATGTTGGTAATGAAGTTACTCTTTATGGATGAGTAGCAAATAAACGTCGTTTTGGTGAAATTAATTTTGTGGATTTAAGAGATAGATTCGGAATTACTCAACTTGTTTTTAATGAACCAATTAATTTTCCAAAAGAAACAGTTTTAGAAGTTAAAGGAACTGTTGTTGCTAGAAAAGACCCAAATGATAAAATCGAAACTGGTCAAATTGAAGTTATCGTCTCATTATACAAAATTTTCTCAACAGCTAATGAACTTCCGTTCCCAATTAGAGATGATATTGATGTTAAAGAAGAACTTAGACTAAAATATAGATTTTTAGATTTACGTCGTCCAATTATGCAAGAAACTATTTTGCTTAAAAATAAAGTTTACTTTGCAATGCGTGAATACTTACAAAGTCAAGATTTTAATGAACTGGAAACGCCAATTTTATCAAAAGCTACACCAGAAGGTGCCAGAGACTTTTTAGTTCCAACACGTAAATATAATTCATTTTTTGCTCTTCCACAATCTCCACAACTTTTCAAACAACTTTTAATGATTTCTGGTTTTGAAAGATACTATCAATTTGCTCGTTGTTTTAGAGACGAAGATTCAAGAAAAGATCGTCAACCTGAATTTACCCAACTCGATATGGAAGTAAGTTTTATGGACGTGGAAGTATTCCAAAGTAAAATTGAAGAGATGTTCAAGCACTTTATGAAAAAAGTTATGAACGTCGATATTCAGATTCCATTCCAAAGGCTTAAATTTGATGACTGTATTCGTGATTATGGTTCAGACAAGCCGGATTTAAGATACGAAGTAAAAATTAAAGATGAACCTTCTTTCTGTAATTCAACTGAATTTAACATAATTAAAGATGCTCCAAGCAAGAGATACTTACAAATTGAAGAAGTAATTTCTAAGAAAGATTTCAAAAAACTTGAAGAAATCGCTAAGAAAAACAAAGTAAAAGCTTTATTCTACTTTGTTATTGAAAATGGAGCAGTGGCTCATTCAAACTTTGCTTCTAAAGTTGCTGATGAAGTAAATGCATTTATTAAAGATAAAAACATTCAAAATGGAACTGTATTTTTCTGCTGTGATAAATACGAAAATGCTTCACAAGCTCTTGGTGCTCTTCGGGTAGAACTTAATAGTTGATTTAACTGAGCTAGAGAAGAATATAACTTCTCATGAATTGTTGATTGACCGATGTTTGAACACGATGAAGAAACAAATACTTGAGCTGCAGCACACCACCCATTTACTCAATTCGATCATGATCTTGAAGATTTAGATAAACTTCCAATGGATAAAATTAGAGCTAAAAGTTATGACCTTGTGCTTAATGGATTTGAATTAGGTTCAGGAAGTGCTAGAATTTATGACCAAAAAACACAAGAAAAAATGTTCGATTTAATTGGAATTTCAAAAGAAGAACAAAAATCTCGTTTTGGTTTCTTCTTAAAAGCTTTCGAATACGGAGTACCTCCACATTGCGGAATCGGTCTTGGTATGGATCGTTTAATTATGATTTTAGCTAAACAAAAAACAATTAGAGATGTTATTCCATTCCCTAAAAACGCAAAAAATGATGATGTGTTCACTGAAGCTCCATCTTCAGTTACACAAGAACAACTTGATGAACTTTTTATTGCTTTAAATAAAAAAGAAGAACAACAAGAAGATTAA
- the hisS gene encoding histidine--tRNA ligase, with translation MFSKVKGTRDLNICETTFKDYNLNLIKDILNEYGFQRVETPIIEHSELFKRSVEGSDLVNKEMYDFVDKGNREITLRPEGTASFVRAYVENKWFANNMHQKFYYYGPMFRYEQPQKGRYRQFDQLGVEFVGDKNPYKDADVIALGNLILNEVELKNFRLEINSVGDEESRRKYQQALQEYFKDFYNELSETSKKRFDQGNCLRILDDKEDSQKPFMQNVPQLKDYLSEASRQYFNDLLAILDEKDIKYVVSNKLVRGLDYYDEIVFEFIAIDKNAGSQNAVIGGGRYSRLINQLGGPELSSVGFGLGIDRLLSILYDNNNSIQEQSKKATEDYFVYVAFSNDKLALRNFFIILDALRQEFGWLRFYFEYDLVKSKKVLDRANKVNARFLITDNQEGLIYVKDLQNKNSNIHNEFIDPQTLEFEEDMLEHLSEIFEEEYQKLQGELE, from the coding sequence ATGTTTTCTAAAGTAAAAGGAACTAGAGACTTAAACATTTGCGAAACAACTTTCAAAGACTATAATTTAAATTTAATTAAAGATATCCTTAATGAATACGGTTTTCAAAGAGTGGAAACACCTATTATCGAGCATTCAGAACTTTTCAAAAGAAGTGTTGAAGGAAGTGATTTAGTTAATAAAGAAATGTACGATTTTGTGGATAAAGGAAATCGTGAAATTACCCTAAGACCTGAAGGGACTGCTTCATTTGTGCGTGCTTATGTAGAAAATAAATGATTTGCTAATAATATGCACCAAAAATTCTATTACTATGGGCCTATGTTCCGTTATGAGCAACCTCAAAAAGGTAGATATAGACAATTTGATCAACTAGGAGTGGAATTTGTAGGTGATAAAAATCCTTACAAAGATGCTGATGTTATTGCGCTTGGAAATTTAATTTTAAATGAAGTAGAACTTAAAAACTTTAGATTAGAAATTAATAGTGTAGGTGATGAAGAAAGCAGAAGAAAATACCAGCAAGCATTACAAGAATACTTTAAAGATTTTTACAATGAGCTTAGCGAAACTTCTAAAAAACGTTTTGACCAAGGAAATTGCTTAAGAATCTTAGATGATAAAGAAGATTCACAAAAACCATTTATGCAAAATGTACCACAACTTAAAGATTACCTTTCAGAAGCTTCAAGACAATACTTTAATGACTTACTTGCAATCTTAGATGAAAAAGATATTAAGTATGTTGTGTCAAATAAATTAGTGCGTGGGCTTGATTATTATGATGAAATTGTTTTTGAGTTTATCGCTATTGATAAAAACGCAGGAAGCCAAAACGCTGTAATTGGTGGTGGAAGATACTCAAGATTAATCAATCAACTTGGCGGTCCAGAGCTTTCAAGTGTCGGATTTGGACTTGGAATTGATCGCTTACTTTCAATTTTATATGACAATAACAACTCAATTCAAGAGCAAAGTAAAAAAGCTACTGAAGATTACTTTGTGTATGTTGCTTTTTCAAATGATAAGCTTGCTCTTAGAAACTTCTTCATTATTTTAGATGCTTTAAGACAAGAATTTGGATGATTACGCTTTTATTTTGAATATGATCTTGTTAAGTCTAAAAAAGTGCTTGATCGTGCAAACAAAGTTAATGCTCGCTTTTTAATTACTGATAATCAAGAAGGTCTTATTTATGTTAAAGATCTTCAAAACAAAAATTCAAACATTCACAATGAATTTATTGATCCACAAACTCTTGAATTTGAAGAGGATATGTTAGAACACTTAAGTGAGATTTTTGAAGAAGAATACCAAAAATTACAAGGTGAATTAGAATAA
- a CDS encoding MAG5620 family putative phospho-sugar mutase: protein MNKKDIIIKWIQTFNVTKTSVPKNTEYLENLAAEDEAFWKLPYFNNNGIWLKNEEQLSYSSINLYVVLSLVNTMLVKNRVKKDKKIFLFFDKRIDKNIEKNTIFFLKSKDFFVYKPNYVTIDELITLYSIRESQIPIAITITYNAFRDLYVVKLYEDGKEINQKDYQQILRYLINEKHSFEFIQNEEVFEINTDKILKEIVNDFNFLEEKNNLYLNETLNVATIIEDSNTNFFISSLLTNFNIKHTKLNPFLHNKITRGSLFFNRILQSKFRYDMVFTINKQNKISIYAKYQNKLVKLTTDQIIYFYLNFFFLNWKDSLKNKSKKLFIPIDSGFLVTNLVKGYRFEALYENEIKDNSNIIFGSDGTSFSHNRFNLFQESNLSFLLNFIHLFYIYKNSNTIFNYKYKKMLEFGSEYKVKTLRISAPDPEHLKENVYDFFAIGEKLSKEFQIDKIIKNDYASARFDHLLALEISSNECVGKVYLKYDYYEKKVFVKCEVHQEKFQRKAIAIYQFKKLINSLKNKVKVLIKR from the coding sequence ATGAATAAAAAAGACATAATAATTAAGTGAATCCAAACTTTTAACGTTACCAAAACTTCTGTACCTAAAAACACAGAGTATTTGGAAAATTTAGCAGCTGAAGATGAAGCGTTTTGAAAGCTTCCGTATTTTAATAATAATGGTATTTGGCTAAAAAATGAAGAGCAACTTTCTTACTCTTCAATTAACCTTTATGTTGTTTTATCTTTAGTAAACACAATGCTTGTTAAAAATAGAGTCAAAAAAGATAAGAAGATCTTTTTATTTTTTGATAAGAGAATTGATAAAAATATTGAAAAAAACACCATTTTCTTTTTAAAAAGTAAAGACTTTTTTGTTTACAAACCTAACTATGTAACTATTGATGAATTAATTACTCTTTATAGCATCAGAGAAAGTCAAATCCCAATTGCAATTACTATAACTTACAATGCTTTTAGGGATCTTTATGTTGTTAAACTTTATGAAGATGGTAAAGAAATTAACCAGAAAGACTATCAACAAATTTTAAGATACTTAATTAATGAAAAACACTCTTTTGAATTTATTCAAAACGAAGAAGTGTTTGAAATTAACACTGATAAAATTTTGAAAGAAATTGTAAATGATTTCAATTTTCTTGAAGAAAAGAACAATTTATACCTTAATGAAACCTTAAATGTAGCAACTATTATTGAAGATTCAAACACTAATTTTTTCATATCTTCACTGCTAACTAATTTCAATATTAAGCACACTAAGTTAAATCCATTCCTTCATAATAAAATCACTCGAGGTTCATTATTTTTTAACCGAATTTTGCAATCAAAATTTAGATATGATATGGTTTTTACCATTAATAAGCAAAATAAAATCTCAATTTATGCTAAGTACCAAAACAAGTTAGTTAAATTAACAACTGATCAAATTATTTACTTTTACTTAAACTTTTTCTTTTTAAATTGAAAAGATAGCCTTAAAAACAAAAGTAAGAAACTTTTTATCCCAATTGATAGTGGTTTTTTAGTTACTAATTTAGTTAAAGGATACCGTTTTGAAGCGCTATACGAAAATGAAATTAAAGATAATTCTAATATCATTTTCGGAAGTGATGGAACTTCATTTTCACACAACCGCTTTAATCTTTTTCAAGAAAGCAATCTTAGTTTCTTGCTTAATTTTATTCATCTTTTTTATATTTATAAAAATAGCAATACCATTTTTAATTACAAGTACAAAAAAATGCTTGAATTTGGTTCAGAATATAAGGTCAAAACATTAAGAATTTCAGCTCCAGATCCAGAACATCTAAAAGAAAATGTATATGATTTTTTTGCCATTGGTGAGAAACTGTCAAAAGAATTTCAAATCGATAAAATTATTAAAAATGATTATGCTTCAGCTAGATTTGATCACCTGTTAGCTCTTGAAATTTCATCTAATGAATGCGTTGGAAAAGTGTATTTAAAATACGATTATTATGAGAAAAAAGTGTTTGTAAAATGTGAAGTGCACCAAGAAAAATTCCAAAGAAAAGCCATTGCAATTTATCAATTTAAAAAACTCATTAATTCGCTCAAAAACAAAGTAAAAGTTTTGATTAAAAGATAA
- the smpB gene encoding SsrA-binding protein, with product MKIVSNNKRVSHNYEILERYEAGISLLGWEVKSARASSIDLSNAFCSIYKNEIYLKEAYFKQYMLVKGDEFRDRKLLMNKREIRKLKFISETQPVTIIPTKIYFNNASKVKVEIAIAKGLKKYDKREKIAKEEAQKRLQKTLKLYQ from the coding sequence ATGAAAATAGTGTCAAATAATAAAAGAGTTTCGCATAATTATGAGATTTTAGAACGTTATGAAGCAGGTATTTCACTTCTTGGTTGAGAAGTAAAAAGTGCTAGAGCTTCTTCGATTGATCTTTCAAATGCGTTTTGTTCAATTTATAAAAACGAAATTTATTTAAAAGAGGCTTATTTTAAGCAATATATGCTTGTTAAAGGTGATGAATTTCGTGATCGTAAATTACTTATGAACAAACGCGAAATTAGAAAGTTAAAATTCATTTCAGAAACTCAACCAGTAACAATCATACCTACTAAAATTTACTTTAATAATGCTTCTAAAGTTAAAGTAGAAATAGCTATTGCTAAAGGGTTAAAAAAATACGACAAGAGAGAAAAAATAGCTAAAGAAGAAGCTCAAAAAAGATTGCAAAAAACCTTAAAACTATATCAATAG